A stretch of the Natrinema pellirubrum DSM 15624 genome encodes the following:
- the orc4 gene encoding DNA replication protein Orc4, with translation MTPDSSPSSVDDPLFESGHRIFANKDLLKIGHVPEADRIVGRDEEISKLAKRLNGAVHGYSPENVMIYGKTGTGKSLVSKHVCQRAQNAAQDGVEIGTAYIDCAEDNTETQAISSLAAKLNDESSTGISVPHTGLSTSKYYKLLWKTLDAQFDSVIIILDEIDLMNDDSVLMKLSRAEEAGKIDCSVGVIAISNKIQYVDNVNERVKSSFQHKELFFKPYDANQLREIMFNREDAFQDDVLSEDVIPLSAAFAAQEHGDARKAIDILRHAGEVAYEAGAEQVTEEHVRQAQQHAEKDRFRELVNGAPTQAKAALLALTELSVNSNDDAFLTSRVYDQYERICNHLDMDILSVRRFRDILKEQAFLGVVEIEKINKGSAGGIHLQNRLIEDPQVVRETILEDSRMQDWTRK, from the coding sequence ATGACGCCCGACTCTTCACCCAGTTCTGTCGACGATCCACTCTTTGAATCCGGGCATCGAATCTTCGCGAACAAGGATCTCCTGAAAATCGGCCACGTTCCGGAGGCTGACCGGATCGTCGGTCGCGACGAGGAAATCTCGAAGCTCGCGAAACGTCTCAACGGTGCTGTCCACGGGTATTCCCCGGAGAACGTGATGATCTACGGGAAAACGGGGACCGGGAAATCTCTCGTTTCAAAACACGTCTGCCAGCGAGCTCAAAATGCCGCTCAGGATGGCGTCGAGATTGGAACAGCGTATATCGACTGTGCTGAAGACAACACGGAGACTCAGGCGATTTCCTCACTTGCCGCGAAGCTGAACGATGAATCTTCGACTGGAATCTCCGTCCCACATACCGGCCTCAGTACGTCGAAATACTACAAACTCCTCTGGAAGACGCTCGACGCTCAATTCGATTCTGTGATCATCATCCTCGACGAGATCGATCTGATGAACGACGACAGCGTGTTGATGAAGCTCTCGCGCGCTGAGGAGGCGGGGAAAATCGACTGTAGCGTCGGCGTCATCGCGATCAGCAACAAGATTCAGTACGTCGACAACGTGAACGAGCGCGTGAAAAGTAGCTTCCAGCACAAGGAGCTGTTCTTCAAGCCATACGACGCCAACCAGCTCCGGGAGATTATGTTCAACCGCGAGGACGCCTTCCAGGACGACGTCCTTTCTGAGGACGTGATTCCGCTCTCGGCGGCCTTCGCCGCGCAGGAACACGGCGACGCTCGGAAGGCGATCGACATTCTTCGCCACGCCGGGGAGGTCGCCTACGAGGCCGGAGCAGAGCAGGTGACGGAGGAACACGTCCGCCAGGCACAGCAGCACGCCGAAAAGGACCGGTTCAGAGAACTCGTGAACGGCGCACCCACGCAGGCGAAGGCGGCGTTGCTGGCGCTCACGGAACTGAGTGTCAACAGCAATGACGATGCGTTCCTCACGAGCCGGGTGTACGACCAGTACGAACGCATCTGCAACCATCTCGATATGGATATCCTCTCCGTCCGCCGGTTCCGCGACATCCTGAAAGAGCAAGCCTTCCTCGGGGTTGTCGAAATCGAGAAGATCAACAAGGGGAGTGCGGGCGGCATCCATCTCCAGAACCGACTCATCGAAGATCCCCAGGTCGTCCGCGAAACGATCCTCGAGGACAGCCGGATGCAGGATTGGACTCGCAAGTAG
- a CDS encoding DEAD/DEAH box helicase — MQRALSTFIRLGIVREVDGKISIWKFADEFANGEIEYAEFLWRGIKQSWVLAGNFPEGIEGLRRVHYVVIHAEEPLSSTEIRDQLTAQFDYEYNDAGIRGYPELLVQLGALRQTDDGYVTGPRSSTFENRWRRADVFFRLERWFHHRGPSVDVPRDTIKKALVKYYMYRESGGWGRHRQLYNRFLEDYVRETSRKSDVANPQIHLSESYQKDEDIRGELRERIKEKFPGIGGQELGGLYEDTLRDILAAETEAEAREIRAAASPGISRRDLQSRVDTVRDHYTPPPDFSLFDWQREAIDDWFSDGDSAPERGIAQVVTGAGKTVMALGAINEWLQKHPDGVVTVVVPTKVLMHQWLREFVDKLNAPLSDIGWAGDGHKDSHEDCRILVSIVNSAVKDDYLETSLRDANTDDHLLVADECHRYTGDVHSRVLEYPNSATLGLSATPLSTINPESDDLTEDDERLLDALGSLFYRLSYEEGIDRGLISEFTINYVGFELTPAERHTYDQFSKKVSSAVQDIEARHSHRLAELQGSYPQKLQTIMESSNSATPAISDFFEYTTRRRELIAEAVSRQAITHRLLESAIEADKKSIVFQERIEQLEQMIAPYDQRDEKTQTGKYGSKEQGRANLYHQYETELEEVNRDLENLFFSGSYAPVMYHSGHRNDEWNDWAIEWFRDDGFANVMLSVQALKEGVDVPSADVGIIRVSSGNVRERIQTLGRILRTGNEPDEPSTLYVLYARDTVDERIFEEVDWKAEIGGTHQYYRWETGEEVIKGDLVGPDPEFEPDVSSYQPPEIPDISELERGDPYEGPRRGRTISVNAEGRPFQDSADGRKFITTPEVEAVAEYVYRLRGGGRIIVNEADHMITVTEEGPVFLGVLEADSFEYEEDDDDVPESFEEFIS, encoded by the coding sequence ATGCAGCGGGCCCTCTCTACGTTTATTCGGCTCGGGATCGTTCGCGAGGTCGACGGGAAGATAAGTATCTGGAAATTCGCGGACGAATTCGCAAACGGCGAGATCGAGTATGCGGAGTTCCTCTGGCGCGGGATCAAACAGAGCTGGGTTCTCGCTGGGAACTTCCCAGAGGGAATCGAGGGACTCCGTCGAGTACACTACGTCGTGATACATGCGGAGGAACCCCTTTCGAGTACAGAAATCAGAGACCAGCTGACTGCTCAATTCGATTACGAATACAACGATGCAGGTATTCGCGGATATCCGGAACTACTCGTTCAACTCGGTGCGCTCCGTCAAACCGATGACGGATACGTGACTGGCCCCAGATCTAGTACATTCGAAAATCGCTGGCGGCGTGCGGACGTCTTCTTCAGACTCGAGCGCTGGTTCCATCATCGCGGCCCGTCCGTTGACGTCCCACGCGATACGATCAAGAAAGCGCTGGTGAAGTACTACATGTACCGTGAATCTGGTGGCTGGGGCCGCCACCGACAGCTCTACAACCGGTTTCTTGAGGATTACGTCCGCGAGACTTCTCGAAAGAGCGACGTGGCGAATCCACAGATACATCTCTCCGAGAGCTATCAAAAGGACGAGGACATTCGCGGCGAGTTGCGGGAACGTATCAAGGAGAAATTCCCGGGTATCGGGGGACAGGAGCTCGGCGGATTGTACGAAGACACGCTCAGGGACATTCTTGCTGCCGAAACCGAAGCCGAAGCACGCGAAATCCGTGCAGCAGCGAGTCCGGGGATCTCGAGGCGTGATCTTCAGAGTCGCGTCGATACGGTCCGTGATCACTACACCCCGCCACCTGATTTCTCGCTGTTCGACTGGCAACGAGAAGCGATCGACGACTGGTTCAGTGACGGAGATTCCGCGCCCGAACGTGGCATTGCCCAAGTGGTCACGGGTGCCGGAAAGACCGTAATGGCACTCGGTGCTATCAACGAGTGGCTTCAGAAGCACCCGGACGGCGTCGTTACCGTCGTCGTTCCGACAAAGGTACTAATGCACCAGTGGCTTCGGGAGTTTGTCGATAAGTTGAACGCTCCGCTCTCGGATATCGGCTGGGCCGGTGATGGACATAAAGACTCGCATGAGGACTGCCGGATCCTCGTCAGCATCGTTAACTCGGCGGTCAAAGACGACTACCTTGAGACGTCGCTTCGCGACGCGAATACTGATGACCACCTCCTCGTTGCTGATGAGTGTCACCGCTATACGGGTGACGTCCACTCTCGCGTCCTCGAGTATCCGAACTCGGCGACGCTGGGACTCTCCGCAACGCCCCTCTCGACGATTAATCCTGAATCAGACGATCTCACGGAAGACGATGAGCGTCTGCTCGACGCGTTGGGGTCACTATTCTATCGCTTGAGCTATGAAGAGGGTATCGACCGCGGACTCATATCCGAGTTCACTATCAATTACGTTGGCTTCGAGCTGACACCGGCGGAACGACACACCTACGATCAGTTCTCGAAGAAGGTCTCCTCAGCCGTTCAGGACATCGAAGCTCGGCACAGTCACCGTCTGGCAGAACTACAGGGCAGCTATCCGCAAAAACTCCAGACGATTATGGAGTCCTCTAACTCGGCCACGCCTGCCATCTCTGACTTTTTCGAATACACGACGCGTCGTCGTGAGTTGATCGCTGAAGCCGTCTCTCGACAGGCGATTACACACCGGCTCCTCGAATCGGCTATCGAGGCAGATAAGAAGTCGATCGTTTTCCAAGAACGGATCGAGCAACTCGAGCAGATGATCGCCCCATACGATCAACGTGATGAAAAAACCCAGACCGGAAAATATGGCTCGAAGGAGCAAGGGCGCGCGAACCTCTATCACCAGTATGAAACCGAACTTGAGGAAGTGAACCGCGATCTCGAGAACCTCTTTTTCAGCGGGAGCTATGCACCTGTGATGTACCACTCCGGCCATCGAAACGACGAGTGGAACGATTGGGCCATCGAGTGGTTCCGTGATGACGGATTTGCTAACGTTATGTTGAGTGTTCAGGCATTAAAAGAGGGCGTCGACGTCCCGTCAGCTGATGTCGGAATCATCCGCGTCTCATCGGGCAACGTTCGGGAGCGGATCCAGACACTTGGACGCATCTTGCGGACTGGGAACGAGCCCGACGAACCATCGACGCTTTACGTCCTATATGCGCGAGATACCGTCGATGAGCGGATTTTCGAGGAGGTTGATTGGAAAGCCGAAATTGGAGGTACACATCAGTACTACAGATGGGAAACCGGTGAGGAAGTGATCAAAGGGGATCTAGTTGGACCCGATCCGGAGTTCGAACCCGACGTTTCGTCGTACCAACCACCTGAAATACCCGACATTTCCGAACTCGAGCGAGGTGATCCATACGAGGGCCCGCGCCGTGGTCGAACTATCAGTGTCAACGCCGAGGGCCGTCCATTTCAGGATTCTGCTGACGGTCGTAAATTCATCACGACCCCTGAAGTCGAAGCAGTCGCCGAATACGTCTATCGACTTCGAGGAGGCGGTCGAATCATCGTCAACGAAGCTGATCACATGATTACCGTTACTGAAGAGGGACCAGTTTTCCTCGGTGTTCTCGAAGCGGATTCATTCGAATATGAGGAGGATGACGATGATGTTCCAGAAAGCTTCGAGGAATTCATTAGTTAA
- a CDS encoding DUF4143 domain-containing protein — protein sequence MTDAGSEEKFIADAKRHNEWWREERPATVLEAASLTPRSDFHQLLKTVNEARQNGTENLVYQIYGQTGMGKTTLFQQLIAALLDTTDFPGGGRDHEIAGSVSPRQILYVPLEASLYHLERPEDAITRLKQVVDYFDSHVAPRRGQKYIFLDDIGALNLEEDEHNELLDLVDQRTYLFLTGIVASQVDLKTRSDADEIDAFKGPTPVLPMKFVDTVQHRAAEGGLQVDLGSEFREQLEAYQSDGLPGPAPIKAVRRSLNLRDGGANIDDAIASLNELYFEHLSPSQRDDLHDASREYLQIGGTVHRASDASVRNELTKSYFLLYLYKELAKHESIQKPENLHKLSSIAASQAGEELRYTDISDRIGVDRRTVDSYLEALDEGIAVSESHDYSLRRYRRTRLYLRNPRHVVLLSQRQEHYGFEEYSHEGTLNHEFEYKLARTVAFDHAKRLAFTVGAYDVEYCETNSGLVDYVLQCEGNVLPFVLSYHPNTDAAEQTAIEFDPAVGQHTKPGSEELQDYNYKAPCRFIITDSLPKDILEQGSLRISYDDSDVCYLPYWLFLLIC from the coding sequence ATGACCGACGCAGGTAGTGAAGAGAAGTTTATCGCCGACGCTAAGCGCCACAATGAGTGGTGGAGGGAGGAGCGACCGGCGACAGTCTTAGAAGCTGCCTCACTCACACCGCGTTCCGACTTTCACCAACTTCTCAAAACGGTCAACGAAGCGCGACAAAACGGCACGGAAAATCTCGTCTACCAGATCTACGGACAGACCGGAATGGGAAAGACGACTCTCTTCCAGCAGCTCATCGCGGCACTGCTGGATACAACCGATTTTCCGGGAGGAGGACGCGATCACGAAATCGCAGGATCAGTATCGCCACGCCAGATACTATATGTACCACTCGAAGCGTCGCTCTATCACTTAGAGCGGCCAGAAGATGCGATTACGCGGTTGAAGCAAGTCGTAGACTACTTCGACTCACACGTTGCTCCGCGGCGAGGTCAAAAGTACATATTTCTGGACGACATCGGTGCGCTCAATCTCGAGGAAGACGAACACAATGAGCTTCTCGATCTAGTCGACCAGCGAACATATCTGTTTCTCACTGGAATCGTCGCTTCGCAAGTCGATCTCAAGACTCGATCAGATGCCGACGAAATAGACGCATTCAAAGGCCCCACACCAGTGCTCCCAATGAAATTCGTCGATACGGTTCAACATCGCGCCGCCGAGGGTGGCCTCCAAGTGGACCTCGGCTCCGAATTCAGGGAGCAACTTGAAGCATATCAGTCAGACGGATTACCCGGACCAGCACCGATCAAAGCGGTTCGACGGTCGCTCAATTTGAGAGACGGTGGTGCTAATATCGATGACGCGATCGCGTCCCTCAATGAGCTCTATTTTGAACACCTCTCACCGAGTCAGCGAGATGACCTCCACGATGCGTCTCGTGAGTACTTGCAAATCGGCGGGACGGTACACCGTGCCAGTGACGCGTCAGTACGAAATGAACTCACTAAATCATACTTCTTGCTGTATCTGTACAAGGAGTTAGCGAAGCACGAATCCATTCAAAAGCCCGAAAATCTGCACAAACTCAGTTCGATCGCAGCGAGTCAAGCCGGCGAGGAACTTCGATACACGGATATCAGTGATCGAATCGGTGTCGATCGTCGGACTGTCGACAGTTATCTCGAGGCATTGGATGAGGGAATTGCAGTGTCCGAGTCCCACGATTACTCGCTTCGTCGATATCGACGAACTCGTCTGTATCTCCGCAATCCCCGGCACGTTGTTCTGTTATCACAGCGTCAAGAACACTATGGATTCGAGGAGTACAGTCACGAAGGCACACTCAATCACGAATTCGAGTACAAATTGGCCAGAACGGTCGCGTTCGACCACGCAAAGCGTCTCGCGTTCACCGTCGGCGCCTACGACGTCGAATACTGCGAGACGAACTCTGGACTCGTGGATTACGTCCTACAGTGCGAGGGAAACGTTCTGCCGTTCGTACTCTCTTACCATCCCAATACGGACGCTGCCGAACAAACTGCGATCGAATTCGATCCTGCGGTCGGCCAACACACGAAACCCGGTAGCGAGGAGCTACAAGACTACAACTACAAAGCACCCTGCCGGTTCATCATCACAGATAGTCTTCCGAAAGACATACTCGAGCAGGGTTCGCTGCGTATTTCCTATGACGATAGCGATGTCTGCTATCTTCCATATTGGCTATTCTTACTGATCTGTTGA
- a CDS encoding MBL fold metallo-hydrolase gives MEVSYEHANPRAGNESFLLRVQREYERQTPCILVDAGDGVDTSTLLGDDEYLAAILLTHAHLDHYQSLDEAHRDGAPIFTSPGTAAILEDVLAEGVRHHSMSDPDSILERVEAIDDWADVVGDDISVAPVPAGHTPGACGFLIRARDGQESFRALATGDFTRRDAGGYIGFDPEQFLEVDALFLTAATNDGVDETITDIVETLAARANAGSKTLCTASGLTGVHLATLLGSIEHELGYSVPVTLVGQVAKLYDALEYDYPNVETIPEFAIPHDCLEEGTVTIAGPEVPTEGSSERLFEAIRDDGNATLIQVQGGTTTAKDAGDFAGTVSSFTFSNHPTEAVLDEVVETIAPTHVVITHQRGRSLKRYKDKWDAYTWATGSSGTEQLYQDGNFCAPDWIGDAAKRRVRNCDEQRSTIDVGDGVLQAAASVPVLERRGMATLEQEGVDVARLREELHIGRSQPEEAVATQSVEPETETTTTQNAHVAPTHATDGGLYRTVDQPSNDTKYVTPNPSKVPDEIVNPTVVNVLCESASTESNTSSDDTTAERTSKAESKEASGKDADSLGEGESATETETTDESTAVSYTEQTESETEDKNTEDSDSTMSKTIAEETTGTVTDETVRIDPAIRTLAERRASTEGESTAAFVESAVKTYLTEVLRGNQPWSEWEGIIERKLTIDADPALEKLIATTAANDDASDAESFVVQTLCDAIGLDVDDRELPVSTLEEMDELIVATTENENCPHETKDEVVQAALVRQVL, from the coding sequence ATGGAGGTTTCTTACGAACATGCGAATCCGAGGGCGGGCAACGAGTCGTTTCTTCTTCGGGTTCAACGAGAGTACGAACGGCAGACTCCCTGCATTCTCGTCGATGCGGGGGACGGCGTCGACACATCGACACTACTCGGTGACGACGAATACTTGGCAGCGATACTCCTCACCCACGCGCACCTCGATCACTACCAATCGTTGGACGAGGCCCATCGTGACGGGGCACCGATTTTCACGTCCCCCGGAACAGCGGCGATCCTCGAGGACGTCTTAGCAGAAGGTGTACGGCACCATTCGATGTCAGATCCTGACTCGATACTCGAACGAGTCGAAGCGATCGACGACTGGGCCGATGTCGTCGGTGATGACATCAGTGTAGCCCCCGTGCCAGCGGGGCATACGCCAGGGGCGTGCGGATTCCTGATTCGAGCCCGCGACGGACAGGAGAGTTTCCGTGCGCTCGCTACCGGGGACTTCACACGACGCGACGCTGGCGGATACATCGGATTCGATCCGGAACAGTTCCTCGAGGTCGATGCACTATTCCTCACGGCCGCGACGAACGATGGCGTCGACGAGACGATCACTGATATCGTCGAGACGCTCGCCGCTCGTGCCAACGCTGGCTCGAAGACGCTCTGTACGGCAAGTGGACTGACTGGCGTTCACCTCGCAACGCTTCTCGGTTCGATCGAACACGAACTCGGCTATTCAGTTCCAGTTACTCTCGTCGGACAAGTCGCGAAACTCTACGATGCATTGGAATATGACTATCCGAACGTGGAGACCATCCCAGAGTTCGCGATTCCTCACGACTGCCTCGAGGAAGGGACCGTAACTATCGCCGGGCCGGAGGTTCCGACCGAGGGAAGCAGCGAACGGCTCTTCGAGGCGATACGTGACGACGGGAATGCGACGCTGATACAGGTTCAGGGCGGAACCACGACTGCGAAAGACGCCGGCGACTTCGCTGGCACCGTTTCGTCGTTCACGTTTTCGAACCATCCGACCGAAGCGGTTCTCGACGAGGTCGTCGAAACGATCGCTCCAACCCACGTCGTCATCACGCACCAGCGTGGCCGATCCCTGAAGCGGTATAAAGACAAGTGGGACGCATATACGTGGGCAACCGGCAGTTCCGGAACGGAGCAGTTGTATCAGGACGGAAACTTCTGTGCACCGGACTGGATCGGTGATGCCGCGAAGCGACGTGTGCGTAATTGCGACGAGCAACGGAGCACGATCGACGTCGGAGACGGGGTCCTGCAAGCGGCAGCGAGCGTTCCGGTACTCGAGCGCCGAGGGATGGCCACCCTCGAACAAGAAGGCGTAGACGTCGCTCGGCTCCGCGAAGAACTCCATATCGGTCGATCTCAGCCCGAGGAGGCAGTGGCGACTCAATCCGTAGAGCCCGAAACGGAGACAACTACCACGCAGAACGCACACGTCGCTCCGACTCATGCGACCGATGGCGGATTGTATCGAACTGTCGATCAGCCATCGAACGACACCAAGTATGTGACGCCGAATCCGTCGAAGGTGCCTGACGAGATCGTAAATCCGACGGTCGTCAACGTGCTGTGCGAGTCGGCGTCAACGGAGAGCAATACCTCCTCGGATGATACTACTGCCGAGCGGACATCGAAAGCTGAATCGAAGGAAGCCAGCGGAAAAGATGCTGATAGCCTCGGAGAGGGCGAATCGGCTACCGAGACGGAAACTACTGATGAATCGACTGCAGTCTCGTACACAGAGCAAACTGAGAGCGAGACCGAGGACAAGAATACGGAAGATTCGGATTCGACAATGAGCAAAACTATAGCTGAAGAGACAACAGGGACGGTGACCGACGAAACAGTTCGGATCGATCCCGCAATTCGAACACTCGCCGAACGCCGGGCCAGTACCGAGGGCGAATCGACCGCAGCGTTCGTCGAGTCGGCAGTCAAAACGTACCTCACGGAAGTGCTACGGGGCAACCAGCCGTGGTCCGAATGGGAAGGAATCATAGAACGAAAACTCACGATCGATGCCGATCCGGCACTCGAGAAGCTCATCGCAACTACTGCGGCGAACGATGACGCCTCGGACGCGGAGTCCTTCGTCGTTCAGACACTCTGCGATGCGATCGGTCTCGATGTCGATGATCGCGAGCTACCGGTCAGTACCCTCGAGGAGATGGACGAACTCATCGTTGCGACAACCGAGAACGAGAACTGCCCTCACGAAACGAAGGACGAAGTCGTTCAAGCGGCTCTTGTGCGACAAGTCTTGTAA
- a CDS encoding helix-turn-helix transcriptional regulator: MLRRIELEVLAMVDRGDTISELATKLDHSESYLSRAVSDLVEKGLVYTERDGRRKRVIPSDARAVERYQDLVRQHSHIDFPELLTGKALEVLYYLDQSQTVSEIADRSDNYRNTINRVLKRFRDRGLVGTVDSHYEFNADFDRLHEFARELAHHLHRQRLEAVAPKGTILWEDYDEFLAQTETEIDAEAFHETGLTRFAAFDLQFLLTGHRYYVSSEELDEVSPTELCCHTLLIDDGSRHRSYCLLLLSHVDVDEADLREQAAKYGLEDEIDALLHYLETHGEVDDDRLPEWDEFQELAADYEVDLP; this comes from the coding sequence GTGCTCCGGCGCATCGAACTCGAGGTCCTCGCCATGGTCGACCGCGGCGACACGATCTCCGAACTCGCGACGAAGCTCGACCACAGCGAGAGCTACCTCTCTCGGGCCGTCAGCGACCTCGTCGAGAAGGGGCTCGTCTACACGGAACGCGACGGGCGGCGAAAACGAGTCATCCCGTCGGATGCTCGTGCCGTCGAACGCTACCAGGACCTCGTCCGCCAGCACTCCCACATCGACTTCCCCGAACTGCTGACCGGCAAGGCACTCGAAGTGCTGTACTACCTTGACCAGTCGCAAACCGTCTCCGAGATCGCCGACCGGAGCGACAACTACCGCAACACGATTAACCGCGTCCTCAAGCGGTTTCGCGACCGTGGGCTCGTCGGGACCGTCGACAGCCACTACGAGTTCAACGCCGATTTCGACCGCCTCCACGAGTTCGCCCGTGAACTCGCACATCATCTACATCGCCAGCGCCTCGAAGCCGTTGCCCCGAAGGGTACGATTCTCTGGGAGGACTACGACGAATTCCTCGCCCAGACCGAGACGGAGATCGACGCAGAGGCGTTCCACGAAACCGGCCTCACTCGGTTCGCAGCCTTCGACCTCCAGTTCCTGCTCACCGGCCACCGCTACTACGTCTCCTCCGAGGAACTTGACGAAGTCTCGCCGACGGAGCTCTGCTGTCACACGCTGCTGATCGACGACGGCAGCCGCCACCGCTCGTACTGTCTCCTCCTGCTCAGCCACGTCGACGTCGACGAGGCGGACCTCCGAGAGCAAGCGGCGAAGTATGGCCTCGAAGACGAAATCGACGCCTTGCTCCACTACCTCGAGACGCACGGCGAGGTCGACGACGACCGGCTCCCGGAGTGGGACGAGTTCCAGGAGCTGGCGGCTGATTACGAGGTGGATCTACCATAA
- a CDS encoding Piwi domain-containing protein: MDATYTLAAYLRSCSDAAVTHAGIFSVIATNRLTNALPDPFELTDESRVTLRADDETDNECLVRLLQQVFKTAVDDETYETGRVDRIRTQDPVITGQDGLFEACLAYTARLEILPSGKAFVGIDISYHARSQVTVDKYVDRINASVDELIDTPVEHDPERYEKSGSGRLKGFADVTFTDPVDDFGNQSLADWYEQKGRISDDMLERLRSEDPQLVEIQYNPNSDETNLHVPQLLRVAPRKEIVKKLAPTFHRKWDRAAKMLPDDRFRKATRFVARLDSLSEVDAQIEPNPVGPNISFMSTEVDRSDNLRFGDDQTTTLPNNGLKRYGIYRRPSSLHLHYLVPERYTDEFASFREQLERQLATIGCSPDDISYDEYGLGNAINYNTTAAAVDDVDIVLAVVPAPDNDFIRNGTIDDPYPEFKKSLGKQTIPSQMVREDNLDDRWILRNTALGVIAGAGGVPWRVDEMPGDVDCFVGLDATRDPETGQFLGASANVVLSDGTVFVSKTQSLQSGETFDENAIVDVLKDVHREFVREEGKSPNNIVIHRDGRLFEDVDTILEPFDETDIDIDILDVRKSGAPRAAVYQDDQFQVDHKGRLFVAQSGDYGFLTTTGRPEFDEDDGLGTPRSLRIVRRAGETPMRTLLEQVYWLSESHVGSAQRSTRLPITTYYADRCAEHAREGYLVNGELIRGVPYL, encoded by the coding sequence ATGGACGCAACGTATACACTCGCCGCGTATCTTCGATCGTGTAGTGACGCTGCCGTCACGCACGCTGGTATCTTCTCGGTTATCGCGACCAATCGGTTGACGAACGCGCTCCCCGATCCGTTTGAATTAACTGATGAGTCTCGAGTGACGCTTCGGGCGGACGACGAGACGGATAACGAATGCCTCGTTCGACTGCTCCAGCAAGTGTTCAAAACCGCAGTCGACGATGAAACGTACGAGACGGGTCGCGTCGATCGCATCCGGACACAGGACCCGGTCATCACGGGGCAAGATGGGCTCTTCGAGGCGTGTCTCGCGTACACGGCGCGTCTCGAAATTCTCCCGTCTGGCAAGGCGTTCGTCGGGATCGACATCAGTTATCATGCACGGAGCCAGGTTACCGTCGACAAGTACGTTGATCGGATCAATGCTTCCGTCGACGAACTCATCGATACGCCTGTCGAACATGATCCGGAAAGGTACGAAAAATCGGGTAGCGGCCGACTCAAAGGATTTGCAGACGTAACGTTTACCGATCCCGTCGACGACTTCGGAAATCAGTCGCTCGCCGACTGGTACGAGCAAAAGGGCCGCATCTCCGACGATATGCTCGAGCGACTTCGGTCGGAGGACCCACAGCTTGTCGAAATACAGTACAATCCCAATTCCGACGAGACGAACCTTCACGTCCCGCAATTACTCCGGGTCGCTCCGCGCAAGGAGATCGTCAAGAAGCTCGCGCCGACGTTCCACCGCAAATGGGACCGCGCCGCCAAGATGCTTCCCGACGACCGGTTCCGAAAGGCAACGCGATTCGTCGCTCGGCTGGATTCGCTTTCCGAGGTCGACGCGCAGATCGAACCCAATCCCGTCGGACCGAACATCTCGTTCATGTCTACGGAGGTCGACCGTTCAGACAACCTGCGATTCGGCGACGATCAAACGACGACCTTGCCGAACAACGGACTGAAGCGATACGGGATCTATCGCCGTCCATCGTCGCTCCACCTCCACTATCTCGTCCCCGAACGGTACACTGACGAGTTCGCGTCGTTCAGAGAGCAACTCGAACGACAGCTCGCCACCATCGGCTGCTCACCGGACGACATCTCCTACGACGAGTACGGACTGGGGAACGCGATCAACTACAATACGACGGCCGCAGCGGTCGACGATGTCGATATCGTCCTCGCTGTCGTTCCCGCGCCGGACAACGACTTCATCCGGAACGGGACCATCGACGATCCGTATCCCGAGTTCAAGAAATCGCTCGGCAAGCAAACCATCCCGTCACAGATGGTCCGGGAGGACAACCTCGACGACAGGTGGATTCTCCGAAACACTGCGCTCGGAGTGATCGCAGGTGCCGGCGGAGTTCCGTGGCGCGTCGACGAGATGCCGGGCGATGTCGACTGCTTCGTCGGCCTCGATGCGACACGCGACCCGGAGACTGGACAGTTCCTCGGGGCGAGTGCGAACGTCGTCCTCTCCGATGGGACCGTCTTCGTCTCGAAAACGCAATCGCTCCAGTCCGGCGAGACGTTCGACGAGAACGCTATCGTCGACGTTCTCAAAGACGTCCATCGCGAGTTCGTACGTGAAGAGGGCAAATCCCCCAATAACATCGTGATTCATCGCGATGGCCGCCTCTTCGAGGACGTCGATACCATCCTCGAACCGTTCGACGAAACGGACATCGATATCGATATTCTCGACGTTCGAAAGAGCGGTGCTCCGCGAGCTGCCGTCTATCAAGACGACCAGTTCCAGGTCGATCACAAAGGCCGTCTCTTTGTCGCCCAGAGCGGTGACTACGGATTCCTCACGACGACCGGACGTCCGGAGTTCGATGAGGATGACGGACTCGGGACACCACGGTCCCTTCGAATCGTTCGACGAGCAGGCGAGACGCCGATGCGGACGTTACTGGAGCAGGTGTACTGGCTAAGCGAGAGTCACGTCGGGAGCGCACAGCGGAGTACGCGCTTACCGATCACGACGTACTACGCCGATCGCTGTGCCGAACACGCTCGAGAGGGATATCTCGTCAATGGAGAGCTCATTCGCGGTGTCCCATACCTCTGA